CGTTTGTCTGCTTACACCTAGACGGTCAGCTACTTCCTGCTGTGACCACTTTTTTGCTGCCCTTAAGAGGTATACGTTGTTTTGAAGCTCGCCATTAATCTCCATTTTTTCCCTCCCTAAGGCCATTGTAATAAATTCCATGCAGTTTGTAAAGTATCTTTAACATAATGTAATTTATTTTATGCATGCCTTCTTGTGTTGCTGAATTGAAGGGGGTATCATGAAATTGTACTTCTATTTTTAGGAAGAGGTTAAAACAATGGAAGCGTCCGAATTAAAAGAAAAATTATCTAACCTTTCTATATGGAAAAAGAACGGGCAGCGGGCCCCGCATAAGCCTTTGTTAATTCTTCTGGGGTTGGTCCAACTGCAGCAAAACAATACGATTTTGCCATATGAACTTGTCCGGGATAAATTAAAAAGGCTGCTTATTGAGTTTGGGCCGCCCAGGAAATCATATCACCCTGAGCAGCCTTTTGTTCGGCTAACAACTGATGGGATTTGGAGATTAACTAATTCCATTGATAAAAGGCACTTTTCGGATAAACAGCTTTTAGACGGACAAGTAGAGGGAGGGTTTAGCGGAGAGGTGCTTTCACTCCTTCAGAACAATGAATTACTAATCCATGAAATAGCTGAACTGCTATTGAATGAACATTTCCCAGAAACCATCCATCAGGACATTCTTGATGAAATCGGACTTGATTTTTCTGCACAAAAAAAGCGGAAGCGTGACCCGGGTTTTAGAGATAGGATATTAAAAGCTTATGAATACAGCTGCGCGGTTTGCGGCTTCAATGTCAGACTGGGGCATAATTTGGTAGCCATTGACGCGGCACACATACAGTGGCATCAAGCCGGCGGACCGGATACGGAGGAAAATGGAATAGCGCTATGCTCTTTGCATCACAAATTGTTTGATCGTGGTGTATTTACGATAACTGGGGAGCGGGATTTACTTGTGACTGAACAAGCTTACGGAACACAAGGCTTCGAGGAGTGGCTTATGCGTTTTCACGGCAAAAAAGTACGTTCTCCAATAAACCCAATATATACAACGAAAGAAAGTTTTATCAGCTGGCATGTAAGGGAGGTATTTAGGGGGCCGGCCAGATACCGCATTGTATAATTTGAATATCCGGAGTGCAACCTTGCATGTTTTTTGAAGGAAGGGAGATTTACTCCATGACTGATTTAAACAGAGATGATCTCATGAAGATCTTCAAGAAAGTAAAAGCTTCCGTTCGGCAAAAAGCAAAAGAAGCGGGAGCACCATTATATTATATGCACAATGGTCAATATGTTAGGGAAGAGCCGAGTGGGGAAAGAATTGTGCTGGATAGAGATTACAGTATAATGGACCCCTTCTACAAAAAGTAGTGGTTTGAAGAAGATAAAAAATTGGTTCTGAAGTAGCTAAATTAAGGTGCCCAGGAGAGGCACCTTTTTTCATACAACCGCTTAGCCATTTGTAGAATCAATAAACTTTACATTTTTGAGCGCATATTCCAATGCCATATTTATAATTTCGTTTCGAGAACGATTACTCTTGCGGGCTAGCTCATCCAGCTGCTCCTGCAGGACTTTTTCAATACGAATTGACATCGTTACAGTCTTGTCTTCTCTAGGGGTTATGATGAACTCGTCATTGCTCATGTAAATCACCTCACGTATCAGTATAGAAAGAAAGTGAGGGGTTAAAACATAACACAATTAGTAATATATATTGATTACAAATTGTATTTAATTTATAATACAAATACATGCACATATTATTTAGTTGCACACATCACGGAGTAAAATGTATGGTTTATGGGCAATGTGGGAGGAATAATTGATGAAAGAAAATAAGATCGATGTTTTAATACTGATTGATGAAGAAGAGAACCTTACAGCATTTAGACTTTTTAAGGTGTATACGGACAGTAAAGGACGCTTAATGATGTCATTAATAAAAGACAATGTTTACTACCCATTTAAAGTAGTGCAAACAGACGAGGGGTTCACAGAACTCTTTAGCGACACCAATATGAGATATCGGGTTTCTGGGATTTCCTATAAGGTGCCAAATCAAAATAAAAATAAGATTGATTTTAGGTACGTTATTGCTGACTCTTTTGAGCAATCCTTAAACCTGAGTCAGTATATTTCATAAAGGGGGGTAGCATTTTGGAGATTATTGTCGGGGGGATCCCGGGAAAAGCCTTATTCTACAAGGATTACGGGGATGATCAGTTTGAAGTTAAATTACAAGTTGATAACGGAAAAATATTAGACCCCATATATTGCTATGGGCTTAATATGGAAAAGAAGCAGTTCGAGGTTGAACGATACTTTGAAAGCCTTCTGCCGTATGTTATTGACGCTAAGATCAAGGTAATATTGATAGAGAACCTGCTAAACGATGCCAAATTTGAATTGCTCGCATATGACGAGGAACTAGGTAAGGCATCATCCAAAGAACTCGAAAAAACATGGGAGCCGCGTGATCCGGCTAAATGGTGGACGATGTTATACCCTACGCGGCAGGAAATTTTACAGGGCAACAAGATTGAAACAATAAGAAATATGAAAAGATATGAGCAGATGCTGGAAGAGTTGCTAAGGAACAAATAGTCAGCCACATCGTAATCCGATGCGGCTGAAATTATGAATTTGAATTGTTTAGTGGGGGACAAGCACCTGCTAATGCTCTTTAACTAGTTTGATTATATTTCATGTTGAGTTTGTCTTCTGCTCGAATAATTCGGACAGAGAGAGCGTCTAGTTTGTCCTGTATATTGTGCATTTGTCTGGCAAGTGCTTTGTTACGCTCTTCAGCTTTTTCTAACGCATGGGTCACATTAGAGATTAATATCATAAGTTCGTTAGTCACTAAATTGAAAGTATCAGTCAATTTCACAATAGCCTCGTGTTGATTATTAGCTGCTTCCCTCCTTGTCTTTGAGATTATTTCTAGCAACTTTTCGTCTGTGTGATACTTCTTGTAATACATTTCCAACATGTCAACTGCAGAAAGGTCTGTCTCGGTGTATTTGCATCTGCTTCCTTTCTTTTCAGGCTGGATCCAGCCCATATCAATTGCCAGCTGAATCCGTCTGTGAACGGTCGAATCAGACAAACGCAGTTTCCTTGCAATATCTGCTACACTGAACTCTTGTTTCACATTATCATCTCCTATTTTGATAATAGTCCCGTTTTTTAAATGGAACAGGAAAAACCATCGAAAAAAAAGAGTAGAAAACTCCAATGCGAAGTTTTCTACTCGGGCTCTCGTATGAGAGATTTATTTAATTAATCGGGAATTTAGACATAGTACACCCCATAACTTGGGGCAATTTAACAATAGAATGGCCCTTGCCGCTTGGCCAGAGCAAAGAGATGGTAAATACAAGGTATAAATTTATTATAAACACCATCTTATCAGTGTCAAGTGATGTACATTTTTTCATTATTAAGAGATGGCAGCAGTATTTGACGGCCTTGTAACTTTTGAAAATTCCAACCCACCCAAGACTGGATGGGTTCCAAGCGTTAAGCCGTAGACATGTTGGAAGGCGGGATATGAGGCTGCTTTATCAGAATATTTTAGCAAAAGAAAAATGAATTCAATGACGTTTACATCACAGTGAACTTGCTCGGTAAGGAAGATAAATCCATTCAATTGAGGGAGACGAGGGAAGGCAAGGTAGAGCATGTGTTTGGGGATTTGGTTGGTGAGAATCATGGTGAGTAACGCAGTGAGAATCGTGGTGAGTGTCTCACTGCAATTCTCATCGCAATTCTCACTGTAATTCCCACTAAATTTATTTTGGAAAAACCCTTGATACATAAGGGTTTTTCTGATTTTCAAAACAGTGAGAAAATTATATGCCTTGGAAGCGCGAATAAATTGTTACCAAATCAAGAGGGAGAATTAAAAATTTAGATACCGTTTTTCTTTTTAAGAATGGTGAATATCAGGAGTCCTTTTTCACAGTACATTTTATATAGGGTCACCTAGAGGTCACTTTAAGACACCCAGAGGTCACTTTAAGTTACCCAGAGGTGACCTTATCTTTTGACTAATTGGAGCCCCAAACGGTACAAGATTAGGCAATATCCGCGTCTCTTAGGATTTTATACGATTCTGCTCACTAGAATAACGATTTAGAGTGACTTAATCTCACCCAAAGGTCACTTTAAGTCACCCAGAGGTGACCCTATCAAGAAAGCTAATTGAAGGCCTTTTGGAATCTATATTTCTTGGAAGATGAAAAAGTTATCCCATATTGAACGGTTAAGCCGTTCCTTTCTTGAACTTAAGAATGAGCTGGGATGAATTCCAACCTATCTTAGGCTTCACCTTTATGGCAGTTCAAACAGTTGGCAATATCGGAACAAATTCTTTTCTTACGCTAAGTTTCTTCACTGGTCCGAGCGTTTAACTGAGGAAGTCTATTATTAATATGAGACTTGTATTCGTGATAACCACGAGAAGACGGTATGACGAGAGTTTATTACCTGTACAGGCTTCATCATCACTTCGAAGTGTAAGGGGCAAAGGTAGGGACCTCTTCAGTACTGTTGGGGGCTTGCTGTATGGAAGGAAGCAGTCACTTTTCGTCGAATAATATTTAAGGAAAGTTATTATTAGATATTCTATGTTTACGGAGTTGGAAAAATTGATACAGGATAATAAGAAGAATACATATTCAGTAGGAAGTTTATTTGCAGGTATTGGTGGTTTTTGCAGAGCTTTTAAAAATGAGGGCTTTAATGTCATCTGGGCAAATGAGTTAGACTCTTATGCTGCTCAAACATATAGGCATAATTATCCTGAAACGAGGCTTTATGAAAAGTCCATTGAAGACTTATCTGTTATAAGTGATAGTTTGGAACCTGTTGATGTTCTTACCGCTGGATTCCCCTGCCAATCATTTTCTCTTGCAGGGAATAAACTAGGGTTTGAAGACCCGAGGGGAAGACTCTTTTTTGAAATAATAAGATTACTGAAAGAGTTTGGGCGAAATAGACCTAAGATAATCGTACTTGAAAATGTAAAGAATTTAATATATCACAATAATAAGCTAACTATTAATATAATCGAAGAAGAAATCAAGAGGGCAGGTTATTGGTTTCGAGTACCATTAGACAATAAGGGGAACTTGATTGCAGATAAAAGCAATGCGGTAGTACTAAATACTAAGGAACACACGGATATACCGCAAAATCGAGAAAGACTCTATATGGTTGCCTTTTCTCGGGATTATTTTAAGGTTAATAACTTTAGGTTCCCAGAGATTGATCATGATTTAAAAGACGTGAGAGAGTTTCTAGATTTGGACTCTGCAGCGGATCAAGACTTCTATTTTGATATAAACTCCAAATACGGTAAGATGTTTGCAGATAAAATGGCAGAAGGAAAGAAAGACTCTGTGTATTTATTGAGAAGGGCATATGTCAGAGAAAATAAAAGCGATTGTACTTTCACGCTCACAGCGAATATGGGGGAAGGCGGACATAATGTTCCTGTCATACAAGATGACTGGGGTATAAGAAAACTGACGCCTAGAGAATGCGCTCGCTTACAGGGTTTTAAAGATAACCAGTTTTCATTTCCAGAAGGGATGCCAAGGGCGAAACAATATAAGCAAATCGGAAACGCTGTAACGGTTGACCTTGTGCAAAATCTAGCAGAACAATGCCGAAAATCTCTAAATAGTTTAGAAAAGTAAGGAGACCACCATGATAAGCTGGAGCTTCCCATCAAATAATTATGGCCAAGTAACTGGGCTAAACGATGCAGGAATTGAAACATTTCGGGGTAATCCTTTGGATTCCTTAGCAAGAGAAATTAATCAAAACTCTTGCGACGCTAAGGATACAAGGAATAACGGACCAGTCGAGGTTCATTTTAAATTAATAGATGTACCAACGGAGTTTTTCCCAGGAAAAGATAGTTTTATAAATATACTTCATTCGTGTAAGAAGTATTGGCACGACAATGTTAAGACGAAGCAATTTTTTGATAATGCTCTATCAATAATGGAATTAGAAACAATCCCATTTCTGAAGATTAGTGATTACAATACAACAGGATTAACAGGTGCTAACGAAGGACAAAGAGGAGGATGGCACAATCTCATTAAATCCGTAGGTTCTTCAGATAAAGATTCACACTCAGGTGGTTCCTTCGGTATAGGCAAGCATGCACCATTCGCATGCTCCGACTTAAGAACTGTTTTCTACGGGACAAAAGAAGTCGACAGTGGAATAGCTGCCTTCCAAGGAGTGGCTAAGTTAGTAACGCACCTAAGTGAACAAGAGGAGCCGACGCAGGGTACGGGGTACTTCGGAGTGGTTGAGAAAAACAGACCCATTTTGAATACTGCAGACGTCAATGAAATTTTTAAAAGGTCGGATGTAGGGACTGATATATTTATTGCTGGCTTCAATGAAAAGAGTGGATGGGAAGAAAAAATTATTAAATCTGTTCTTGAAAACTTCTTTATTGCTATATCTAATGATAAATTAATCGTCAAGGTCGGCGAAATAACTATAAACGCTCATACATTATCGGGTTTATTGGATAAATATACGAAAGACGATCCGGAATGTCTTTCGTATCAATATTACGAAGCATATACTCTCTCCAATCGATATCACTTCAAAGAAAACAACTTCTCAGGGTTGGGTGAAATAGATTTATTTGTTCTTCCCGGAAAGGATCTTCCTAAGCGGGTTGCTATGGTTAGAGGGACTGGAATGAAAATATATGATAAGGGGAGTTTCCGAACCCCCTTTAAGTTTGCAGGTGTAATGATAGCAAAAGGTGAGGGCATTAACGATTTTTTAAGAAAAATCGAGCCGCCTACACATAGCGCTTGGGAGCCAGATCGACACGAGAATCCCGAAGAAGCTAAAGGAATTATCAGAAAATTATACGGTTGGATAAATGAAAAGGTGCGCTCCATAACAGTAGTTAATGATGAAGAAGAATTGGATGTAGAAGGATTAAGTCAATACTTAGCGGACAAAGATGACCCTTCTTTGGAAGTCCCAGGCCAGCAGGAGATTGTGCAAAACGGTACTGAAGGGGAAAAGGCGGCTCCCAAAGATATCGAGATTGAAATTACCCATAGAAAAATGAAACAAACAGCAATAGTTGGAATAAATGAGCTTGGTGAAGCCTATCAGGAAACTGCAGCCGCTGCTGAAGATCAGGAAGGAAAAAAAGGTAGTGGAAATGGTTCCGACGAAGGCAGTAACAAAGGTGAATCAGGTGAGGAAGATAATAAAAAACAAAATACAAGCGGGAATACTGATAGGTCAGGAAGCCCCGAGGATAAGGAATCGAATGAGGGTACTAATTCGATTGCACCAAGTAAAAACGCGAAATTAGTACGGTCTAGAATTTTTTGTATTGATCCTATTGCTGCGCTATACAAAGTATCTTTACAAACAGATATAGAGGGGTCCGGATATATCGGAATTAAGGTTATAGGTGAAGTAGGTGGGGAGCCGGCTCCTGTAAAATCAGTAATCGTACAGCAAACTGGGGAAAGTGTGCCTATTGGGAAAAATGGAAAAATTGGACCGATACCCTTATTTCTAGATAAAAAATCTGATTTAATAGTTACTCTTGAAGGTTCGCTTCGCTGTGCTCTGGAGGTGGCGATTCATGCAAATTAACTATCGCCAATACCCACACCCAGTATTATCTTATTTTGCGGATGATGTTATCGATAGTGATTTTCAAGCATCACTTAAAAGCAGCAAAACCCAAAATACTTATATTTTTGAGGCGCAATGTGTTACTAGCAGTGATGGAATCAACCAACTAATTGAAGAGAAAAAAGCCTGCTTCGCATTTCATTTTGAATGCTCAACAACACGATATCGAAAACTGTTTAAGTCTTTTGACTCTGATTTTTCCTTTCAGCTGTCTGCCGATTCACTTGAAGGAAAAGTGCAGATCTGTTCTTTTATATTAGCTGCAGAAAATGTAGAGCAATATTCATTACCCGAATTTCACCCCGATTATGAAGGGCATACTTTTTATATAAAAAAAGGTGATGTTTTAGCAGTTGACGCTGAAAGAACGTTCTTCGCGGAGAAAGAGTATGATCCTTTAAAAAGGGTGCCATCCATTTTTTCTGTTCAGCCTAACCGCGGCGAGAATGCCCCGCCATTCGACATGGATTCTTCCGGCCACAAAATTATTATTAAGCTATCTGCAGACAATTTTGAATATTATAAAACTATTTCTTTAAATCAAAATTTACAACCTTTATTATCTTCGTTAATAATTATGCCTGCGTTAGTATCTATATTGGAAATAATTAAAAACTCGGTAGATCAGGAAGTTGAGCTTGAGGAATGCCGGTGGTATAGGGTGATTAGAAGCAGGCTTAAAGAGTTAGGAATTGAAACTGAAAATAAAAGCACTTTCTCTGACTCAACCGTTGCTGTCGCTCAAAAGCTTATCGGAGAACCGCTTAATACTTCACTTTTAGCACTTATTAACTTTGAAGACGAAGACTGAGGTGTGTGTGGTTTATGGAAATACAGTATATAAGTGATAGTTGTCTAGAAGAATTAAAAATAAATATTCAAAGCAATCTTGAAAAATATAAAGCGGAAGAGCTCTGGATTGATCAATATTTTGGAACGAACCCATGGAAGTTCCCCTCCAAAATTAGGGTAGAGAATGTGGATTTACAAATGCCCCTGAGCAGTACGATCCATTTTGATTATGAAAACACAAAAAAAATATACACAGCCTTAAAAGAACTTACAATTTTACAAGCTACAGATGAAAGATTATGGGTTTACTTAACTCACACTATCTTTTGGAAATATATGAGGAAAAGGTGGCCGGTAGAGTCGTATCTAGATAAAGATAAACCGGAAGAGGCTATAAAAGAACGTTATTTCTTTATGGCCAATCGAGATAGAGCACTAATTAGAAACGGT
This genomic window from Paenibacillus humicola contains:
- a CDS encoding phosphorothioated DNA-binding restriction endonuclease; its protein translation is MEASELKEKLSNLSIWKKNGQRAPHKPLLILLGLVQLQQNNTILPYELVRDKLKRLLIEFGPPRKSYHPEQPFVRLTTDGIWRLTNSIDKRHFSDKQLLDGQVEGGFSGEVLSLLQNNELLIHEIAELLLNEHFPETIHQDILDEIGLDFSAQKKRKRDPGFRDRILKAYEYSCAVCGFNVRLGHNLVAIDAAHIQWHQAGGPDTEENGIALCSLHHKLFDRGVFTITGERDLLVTEQAYGTQGFEEWLMRFHGKKVRSPINPIYTTKESFISWHVREVFRGPARYRIV
- a CDS encoding CopG family ribbon-helix-helix protein, with amino-acid sequence MSNDEFIITPREDKTVTMSIRIEKVLQEQLDELARKSNRSRNEIINMALEYALKNVKFIDSTNG
- a CDS encoding winged helix-turn-helix domain-containing protein, whose protein sequence is MKQEFSVADIARKLRLSDSTVHRRIQLAIDMGWIQPEKKGSRCKYTETDLSAVDMLEMYYKKYHTDEKLLEIISKTRREAANNQHEAIVKLTDTFNLVTNELMILISNVTHALEKAEERNKALARQMHNIQDKLDALSVRIIRAEDKLNMKYNQTS
- a CDS encoding DNA cytosine methyltransferase: MIQDNKKNTYSVGSLFAGIGGFCRAFKNEGFNVIWANELDSYAAQTYRHNYPETRLYEKSIEDLSVISDSLEPVDVLTAGFPCQSFSLAGNKLGFEDPRGRLFFEIIRLLKEFGRNRPKIIVLENVKNLIYHNNKLTINIIEEEIKRAGYWFRVPLDNKGNLIADKSNAVVLNTKEHTDIPQNRERLYMVAFSRDYFKVNNFRFPEIDHDLKDVREFLDLDSAADQDFYFDINSKYGKMFADKMAEGKKDSVYLLRRAYVRENKSDCTFTLTANMGEGGHNVPVIQDDWGIRKLTPRECARLQGFKDNQFSFPEGMPRAKQYKQIGNAVTVDLVQNLAEQCRKSLNSLEK
- a CDS encoding DUF6339 family protein; protein product: MEIQYISDSCLEELKINIQSNLEKYKAEELWIDQYFGTNPWKFPSKIRVENVDLQMPLSSTIHFDYENTKKIYTALKELTILQATDERLWVYLTHTIFWKYMRKRWPVESYLDKDKPEEAIKERYFFMANRDRALIRNGIARLWWYGYVSYDENREDPFELTKVLLSKLDIAQSLLERSFSRNPDITKSVLSVLKQKELESSFIDRENFRSLMMYINQLGGVTILDTLDPEDLEELVREKIETLM